In one Nocardia tengchongensis genomic region, the following are encoded:
- a CDS encoding DUF4177 domain-containing protein produces the protein MSEVTVWEYATVPLLTHATKAILDQWGSDGWELVTVLPGPTGEQHVAYLKRAKS, from the coding sequence ATGAGTGAAGTGACCGTGTGGGAGTACGCGACGGTGCCCCTGTTGACCCATGCCACCAAGGCCATCCTGGACCAGTGGGGTTCCGACGGCTGGGAACTCGTCACCGTGCTCCCCGGCCCGACCGGTGAGCAGCACGTCGCCTACCTGAAGCGGGCGAAGAGCTGA
- a CDS encoding MBL fold metallo-hydrolase, which yields MTITHPAYEQLRQVTPSAAVVLADNPSGMTLQGTNTWLLRAPGATEYVLVDPGPKDRKHTEALVRATGGEIVLTLITHEHADHTGGIDHLVKATGTPVRAKGSEFLRGSGTVLADSEVIEAAGLRITVLATPGHTGDSHSFVVDGPDGERVLLTGDTVLGSGTTVLESSDGALADYLDSLNRLVAVAPGRTLLPAHGPDHPDAEPVIRFYIAHREERLNQVRAALEKLGPKAKSLQIVAEVYADVDKRLWPAAHSSVKAQLAYLRSRG from the coding sequence ATGACGATCACCCACCCCGCGTACGAGCAACTGCGGCAAGTGACTCCGTCCGCCGCCGTCGTGCTGGCCGACAACCCTAGCGGAATGACGTTGCAGGGCACCAACACCTGGCTGCTGCGCGCCCCCGGCGCCACCGAATACGTGCTGGTCGACCCGGGTCCCAAGGACCGCAAGCACACCGAGGCGCTGGTTCGCGCGACCGGCGGCGAGATCGTGCTGACCCTGATCACCCATGAGCACGCGGACCACACCGGCGGCATCGACCACCTGGTGAAGGCCACCGGAACCCCGGTGCGCGCCAAGGGCTCCGAGTTCCTGCGCGGCTCGGGCACGGTGCTGGCCGACAGCGAGGTCATCGAGGCGGCCGGACTGCGCATCACGGTGCTCGCCACCCCCGGTCACACCGGGGACTCGCACAGCTTCGTGGTCGACGGCCCGGACGGTGAGCGAGTCCTGCTCACCGGTGACACCGTGCTGGGCAGTGGGACGACGGTCCTGGAATCCTCGGACGGCGCCCTGGCCGACTACCTGGATTCGCTGAATCGCTTGGTGGCGGTTGCCCCTGGGCGCACGTTGCTGCCGGCGCACGGTCCCGATCACCCCGATGCCGAACCGGTCATCCGCTTCTACATCGCCCATCGCGAGGAGCGCCTGAACCAGGTCCGCGCCGCGCTGGAGAAGCTCGGCCCGAAGGCCAAGTCCCTGCAGATCGTCGCCGAGGTCTACGCCGACGTCGACAAGCGGCTGTGGCCCGCGGCGCACAGCTCGGTCAAAGCCCAGCTGGCGTACCTGCGTTCGCGGGGCTAG
- the nth gene encoding endonuclease III — translation MYREMTVEFPDAHCELDFTTPLELAVATILSAQCTDVRVNQTTPALFVKYRSARDYAEANRAELEEYIRPTGFYRNKTNSLIGLGQELVERFDGELPGTLDELVTLPGIGRKTANVVLGNAFGVPGITVDTHFGRLVRRWGWTAEEDPVKVEHAVGALIERKDWTMLSHRVIFHGRRVCHARKPACGACLLANDCPSFGEGPTDPAEAAKLVKGPETEHLLELVGL, via the coding sequence ATGTATCGGGAAATGACGGTCGAGTTCCCGGATGCGCACTGTGAGCTTGATTTCACTACGCCGCTCGAATTGGCGGTCGCCACAATTCTTTCCGCGCAGTGCACCGACGTGCGTGTGAACCAGACCACACCCGCGCTGTTCGTGAAGTACCGCAGCGCACGCGATTACGCCGAGGCCAATCGGGCGGAGCTGGAGGAGTACATCCGGCCCACCGGCTTCTATCGCAACAAGACCAATTCGCTGATCGGGCTCGGGCAGGAGCTGGTCGAGCGCTTCGACGGCGAGCTGCCGGGCACCCTCGACGAGCTGGTCACGCTGCCCGGCATCGGGCGCAAGACCGCGAATGTCGTGCTCGGCAATGCCTTCGGCGTCCCCGGCATCACCGTCGACACCCATTTCGGCCGGTTGGTGCGGCGCTGGGGCTGGACCGCGGAGGAGGATCCGGTCAAGGTCGAGCACGCGGTCGGCGCGCTGATCGAGCGCAAGGACTGGACCATGCTCTCGCACCGGGTGATCTTCCACGGCCGCCGCGTGTGCCATGCCCGCAAGCCGGCCTGCGGCGCCTGCCTGCTGGCCAACGACTGCCCGTCCTTCGGGGAGGGACCGACCGATCCGGCCGAGGCGGCCAAACTCGTGAAGGGCCCGGAGACCGAGCATCTTCTCGAACTGGTCGGCCTGTGA
- a CDS encoding Crp/Fnr family transcriptional regulator: MDEALARAGIFQGVEPTAVAALTKQLQPVDFPRGHVIFNEGEPGDRLYIITSGKVKIGRRSPDGRENLLTIMGPSDMFGELSIFDPGPRTSTATTVTEVRAVTMDRDALKAWIDQRPEIAEQLLRVLARRLRRTNNNLADLIFTDVPGRVAKALLQLAQRFGTQEAGALRVTHDLTQEEIAQLVGASRETVNKALADFAHRGWLRLEGKSVLISDSERLARRAR, translated from the coding sequence GTGGACGAGGCCCTCGCCAGAGCAGGCATCTTCCAAGGCGTCGAGCCCACCGCGGTCGCCGCTCTTACCAAACAGCTGCAGCCCGTTGACTTTCCGCGCGGCCACGTCATCTTCAACGAGGGCGAGCCCGGCGACCGGCTGTACATCATCACCTCGGGCAAGGTGAAGATCGGCCGTCGCTCCCCCGACGGCCGGGAGAACCTGCTGACGATCATGGGCCCGTCCGATATGTTCGGCGAGCTCTCGATCTTCGACCCGGGCCCGCGCACCTCGACGGCCACCACCGTCACCGAGGTCCGCGCGGTCACCATGGACCGGGACGCCCTCAAGGCGTGGATCGACCAGCGGCCGGAGATCGCCGAGCAGCTGCTGCGGGTGCTCGCCCGCCGCCTGCGCCGCACCAACAACAACCTGGCCGACCTGATCTTCACCGACGTGCCGGGTCGTGTCGCCAAGGCGCTGCTGCAGCTCGCCCAGCGTTTCGGCACCCAGGAGGCGGGCGCGCTGCGCGTGACCCACGACCTGACCCAGGAAGAGATCGCCCAGCTGGTCGGCGCCTCCCGCGAAACCGTGAACAAGGCCCTGGCCGACTTCGCGCACCGCGGCTGGCTGCGACTCGAGGGCAAGAGCGTGCTGATCTCCGACTCGGAGCGACTGGCCCGCCGCGCCCGCTAG
- a CDS encoding TlpA disulfide reductase family protein gives MSAEATRGKTWWRWVLAAVIVAVAAVVALWPQLHRSDDHGTATGPATATPVEPAVSEADRTAAALAACPRPTGAPVGDSPLRGITLDCLADGAPVDLVAALAGKPALINLWAYWCGPCAEELPLLQQFSQQAGTALTVLTVHSDPGTGKALSRLSGLGIHLPGVEDPNAKVRSAVGAPAVLPISVLLRADGTVAKVVVRPFHSVEDIAATVAAELGVSA, from the coding sequence GTGAGCGCGGAGGCGACGCGGGGCAAGACCTGGTGGCGGTGGGTCCTGGCGGCGGTGATCGTCGCCGTGGCGGCGGTGGTCGCGCTGTGGCCGCAGCTGCACCGCTCCGACGACCACGGCACCGCCACCGGTCCGGCGACCGCCACCCCGGTCGAACCAGCTGTCTCCGAGGCGGATCGGACCGCGGCCGCCCTGGCCGCCTGCCCGCGGCCCACCGGCGCGCCCGTCGGCGACAGCCCGCTGCGCGGTATCACCCTGGACTGCCTGGCCGACGGCGCACCCGTGGACCTGGTCGCGGCGCTGGCCGGCAAGCCCGCGCTGATCAACCTGTGGGCGTACTGGTGCGGCCCGTGCGCGGAGGAACTGCCGCTGCTGCAGCAGTTCTCGCAGCAGGCCGGGACCGCGCTCACCGTGCTGACCGTGCACAGCGATCCCGGCACCGGCAAGGCGCTGTCGCGGCTGAGCGGGCTGGGCATCCACCTGCCCGGCGTCGAGGATCCGAACGCCAAGGTCCGCAGTGCCGTCGGGGCGCCGGCCGTGCTGCCGATCTCGGTGCTGTTGCGCGCCGACGGCACCGTTGCGAAAGTCGTGGTGCGCCCCTTCCACAGCGTGGAGGACATCGCCGCTACTGTCGCCGCCGAGTTGGGTGTCAGCGCGTGA
- a CDS encoding RidA family protein — translation MGWAENLKELGLELPPAPKPVAVYVPCVRSGNYVYTSGQLPFVDGALPLTGKLGAEITIEQGAEMAKLAALNALSVVNDLVGLDNVVRIVKVVGFVASAAGFNSQPLVINGASELLGAVLGEAGVHARSAVGVNELPLNTPVEVELIAEVR, via the coding sequence ATGGGCTGGGCCGAGAACCTGAAGGAACTCGGGCTCGAACTGCCGCCGGCCCCGAAGCCGGTCGCGGTGTACGTACCGTGCGTCCGGTCCGGCAATTACGTCTACACCTCCGGCCAGTTGCCGTTCGTCGACGGCGCACTGCCGTTGACCGGCAAGCTCGGCGCGGAGATCACCATCGAGCAGGGCGCGGAAATGGCCAAGCTGGCCGCGCTCAACGCGCTGTCGGTGGTGAACGACCTGGTCGGCCTCGACAATGTGGTGCGCATCGTCAAGGTGGTCGGGTTCGTGGCCTCCGCGGCCGGTTTCAACAGCCAGCCGCTGGTCATCAATGGCGCGTCGGAGCTGCTCGGCGCGGTGCTCGGCGAGGCCGGGGTGCATGCCCGTTCCGCCGTCGGCGTCAACGAGCTGCCCCTGAACACCCCCGTCGAGGTGGAACTCATCGCCGAGGTGCGATAG